The Mytilus trossulus isolate FHL-02 chromosome 13, PNRI_Mtr1.1.1.hap1, whole genome shotgun sequence genome has a segment encoding these proteins:
- the LOC134694625 gene encoding uncharacterized protein LOC134694625, translated as MKTSKKENRCLHCKKSNSQCKKKRAVLNQLLNKGYNASLLRKTREVPNSYGLYLIRANEDDEVLYIGFSNTSVRKRLMAHTTGYDRQKIGKFLNGKDLKDYSISWVIERRAECLEEKFIDFVTTEQGFRPIFNLKRGRSCGSKEE; from the exons ATGAAGACGTCTAAGaag GAAAACCGATGTTTACATTGTAAAAAATCAAACTCCCAATGCAAGAAAAAAAGAGCAGTCTTAAACCAGTTATTAAACAAGGGATACAATGCGTCCCTTCTTCGAAAAACGAGGGAGGTGCCAAATTCATACGGCCTTTACCTCATCAGAGCTAATGAAGATGACGAAGTTCTGTATATTGGTTTTTCCAACACGAGTGTTCGAAAAAGATTAATG GCCCATACGACTGGATACGACCGACAGAAGATTGGGAAGTTCTTAAACGGCAAGGACTTAAAAGATTATTCAATATCTTGGGTGATAGAAAGAAGAGCAGAATGCCTAGAGGAAAAATTTATAGACTTTGTTACAACAGAGCAAGGGTTTCGTCCGATCTTTAATCTTAAAAGGGGAAGATCGTGTGGGTCAAAGGaggaataa
- the LOC134694341 gene encoding uncharacterized protein LOC134694341 — protein MKVHVFGNTPSPAVATYGLREAVSEAENDVRSFVTNDFYVDDGLISFADKDDAIDLMQRTQKALKDNGNIRLHKIISNDIDVMKAFPLEDLGKELKDLDLCSDTLPVQHSLGLSWNLQTDMFIFRVNDDEKPITRRGILSTINSLFDPLGFITPLVISGKILLREVVPPGTDWDDPLSIDHETKWKNWLKSLKSFSCFEIPRMIVPVSISLTRQVDIHIFSDASEQAISAVAYLEAIDETGSSFIGFLTGKSKLAPIKGHTIPRLELCGAVLATEVGEAICHHINLSQSVCHYYTDSRVVLGYICNTTRRFFTYVSNRVEKIHTVSEPSQWSYVSTDRNPADLGTRFISCSDMQIISSWINGPKWLINKEPFDIVSFPLLSLHCD, from the coding sequence ATGAAAGTACATGTGTTTGGCAACACCCCTTCACCTGCTGTAGCGACATATGGTTTACGTGAAGCTGTTTCAGAAGCTGAAAATGATGTGCGTTCTTTTGTTACGAATGATTTTTATGTAGATGATGGTCTGATCTCTTTTGCAGACAAGGATGATGCAATTGACCTTATGCAAAGAACACAAAAAGCTCTCAAGGATAATGGGAACATACGATTACACAAAATCATTTCAAACGATATCGATGTGATGAAAGCTTTTCCTTTAGAGGATTTAGGAAAAGAGTTAAAAGATTTAGATTTGTGCTCAGATACTTTGCCTGTTCAGCATAGTTTAGGTTTGTCGTGGAATTTACAGACAGACATGTTTATCTTTCGTGTTAATGATGATGAAAAACCAATCACCCGTAGAGGCATACTTTCAACTATTAACAGTTTGTTTGATCCGTTGGGTTTTATTACGCCGCTAGTCATCAGTGGAAAAATTCTACTTCGAGAAGTTGTTCCACCAGGAACTGATTGGGATGATCCGCTGTCGATTGATCATGAAACAAAATGGAAAAACTGGTTGAAGTCTTTGAAATCTTTTAGTTGTTTTGAAATACCGCGTATGATTGTTCCGGTATCTATTTCTTTGACACGTCAAGTTGATATCCACATTTTCTCTGATGCTTCAGAACAAGCAATCTCTGCTGTAGCTTACCTGGAGGCAATCGATGAAACTGGTTCGTCATTTATAGGTTTTCTTACTGGAAAGTCGAAACTTGCACCTATCAAAGGTCATACTATTCCTAGATTGGAACTGTGCGGTGCCGTGTTGGCTACGGAAGTCGGAGAAGCGATATGTCATCATATAAATCTTTCTCAGAGTGTTTGTCATTACTACACAGACAGTCGAGTAGTGTTAGGATATATATGTAATACCACCCGTCGATTCTTCACATATGTCAGTAATCGTGTAGAAAAGATTCATACAGTGTCGGAACCTTCACAGTGGTCATATGTATCAACGGATAGAAACCCAGCTGACTTAGGGACTAGATTTATTAGCTGTTCAGACATGCAAATTATTAGTTCTTGGATTAACGGACCGAAATGGTTAATAAACAAGGAACCTTTTGATATTGTATCTTTTCCGTTGTTATCACTACATTGCGATTAG
- the LOC134694340 gene encoding uncharacterized protein LOC134694340, translated as MSDSRVRKFTVKGKAMFDEQSEKLKDKVDNVWSKLEDLFVTLLSCQMLKDYRNLEKNVNANFKEFCRRSEEYKQYLQRTNTEESRKVLHDHNELFDSCISVVRRVSNDIKKKKLELVEELSEVSGSTVGSSASHKRAKAEAEKVRLEYIKRESELLKQKADIEASMSVVKQEGIVEAAEVEARILEDQDQELPMVLEDKHDKVSKYVDTLPSYSANQWTNGVGFSDNQPYVSVTAPFAPQYNNLPPVSSELLSMMQPISATMLSQPISATALNQPISATVSSQPISATVLSQPIYATVPSQPIYTAVSSQPSHFQSNATNYQQPQPMSYLPPHNPYVSVMSDVTKVMLRKDFLLTRFMNFDDTPESFASWRASFQSITGELCVSPFEEMDLLIKWLGPESSTFAKSLRASNAHDPSRGLNRIWDRLQERYGRPEMVENALKKKLNYFPIITNNNSSKLYDLLDILSEIESAMANPMYSTLLSYFNSSSGVSPIVSKLSYSLQEKWTTQASNYKKKHSVPYPPFSFFINFIRDMCQIHNDSAFSYSNSSTSSNTKRSSNPVLTRKVEVSAQSNTRVYDSNNRCPIHKAGHTLSECRGFQKRSFQDRQRFLREKKICFRCCQSNDHISRNCNVNVKCSICGNNRHVSSMHIDRPPTTDKISTPKTDEDNGGELSTETVSAICTRLCGNMRVGRSCGKTVLVDVFSGTPPEQSVRVYAIIDDQSNHSLATPDLFDRLGLHGSQKQFVLSSCSGSSTMVGRYASGIRICSIDGQSTFDMPRVIECDSIPSDLHEIPTPDVANAHPHLHSIAPYLPALDPSCKVELLIGRDLPEVHHVTEQIIGGKGEPFAQKLPLGWVVIGEVCLGKVHAPSVINVRKTHVLNDGRHTTFPLCDLNIKVNDVQDHNFVRTPADNKLGPSVQDRQFLELMQRHFRKDENCLWSAPLRFIQPKPQMPNNRYQAWKRAQILDSSLRKDSKKLEHFVTFMSKVISSGAAEVAPDEIPGECWYLPLFGVYHPKKPNQIRGVFDSSALYEGVSLNSILMSGPDLTNNLVGVLMRFRKNRIAITGDVEQMFYQFHVDEYHRDYLRFF; from the coding sequence ATGTCAGATAGCCGAGTAAGGAAATTTACAGTAAAAGGCAAAGCAATGTTTGACGAACAAAGTGAAAAACTAAAGGACAAAGTTGACAATGTATGGTCTAAGTTAGAGGATTTATTTGTTACTCTGCTATCCTGTCAGATGTTAAAGGATTatagaaatttagagaaaaatgtTAATgcaaatttcaaagaattttgTCGTCGTTCAGAAGagtataaacaatatttacaaaGGACAAATACTGAAGAATCCAGAAAAGTGTTGCACGATCACAATGAATTATTTGATAGTTGTATTAGCGTCGTCAGAAGAGTTAGTAACGAtattaagaaaaagaaacttGAATTAGTTGAAGAATTATCGGAAGTGAGTGGATCAACTGTTGGGTCATCAGCGAGTCACAAAAGAGCAAAAGCAGAGGCAGAAAAGGTTCGTTTAGAATATATTAAAAGAGAAAGTGaactgttaaaacaaaaagCAGATATAGAAGCAAGTATGAGCGTTGTAAAACAAGAAGGAATAGTTGAAGCAGCAGAGGTAGAGGCCAGAATTTTGGAAGATCAAGATCAAGAATTGCCGATGGTGTTAGAGGACAAACATGACAAGGTTAGCAAGTACGTAGACACATTACCAAGTTATAGTGCAAATCAATGGACAAATGGTGTTGGCTTTTCTGACAATCAGCCATATGTTTCAGTGACGGCTCCGTTTGCTCCTCAATACAATAATCTTCCTCCTGTATCATCTGAATTATTATCCATGATGCAACCGATTTCGGCTACAATGTTAAGTCAACCGATTTCCGCTACAGCGTTAAATCAACCGATTTCCGCTACAGTGTCAAGTCAACCGATTTCCGCTACAGTGTTAAGTCAACCGATTTATGCTACAGTGCCAAGTCAACCGATTTATACTGCAGTATCTAGTCAACCATCACATTTTCAATCAAATGCTACCAACTATCAACAACCTCAACCTATGTCTTACTTACCACCACATAATCCGTACGTAAGTGTCATGTCTGATGTTACAAAAGTCATGCTACGGAAAGATTTTCTGTTGACACGTTTTATGAACTTTGATGACACACCCGAATCTTTTGCTTCCTGGCGAGCATcttttcagagtataactggtGAACTCTGTGTTTCTCCATTCGAGGAAATggatttgttaataaaatggCTAGGTCCGGAGTCCTCGACATTTGCCAAGAGTCTAAGAGCTTCAAATGCACACGATCCATCCAGAGGTTTAAACCGCATTTGGGATCGATTACAGGAACGATATGGTCGACCGGAAATGGTAGAAAATGCTTTgaagaaaaaattgaattattttccGATTATCACAAACAATAACAGTTCGAAACTCTACGATCTCCTTGACATACTTAGTGAAATAGAGTCCGCAATGGCGAACCCGATGTATTCAACACTGTTAAGCTACTTTAATTCTTCGTCAGGTGTTTCTCCGATTGTATCAAAGCTTTCTTATTCCCTGCAAGAGAAATGGACAACACAAGCGTCAAATTACAAGAAAAAACATTCAGTGCCGTATCCGCCATTTTCCTTCTTTATTAATTTCATCAGAGATATGTGTCAAATTCACAATGATTCTGCTTTTAGTTATTCAAATTCTAGCACTTCTAGCAATACAAAGCGTTCTTCAAATCCAGTTCTTACTAGGAAAGTTGAGGTTTCAGCTCAGAGTAACACTCGTGTATATGATAGCAATAATCGTTGTCCGATACATAAAGCTGGACATACTTTAAGTGAGTGTCGCGGTTTCCAAAAGCGATCATTTCAGGATCGTCAGCGTTTTCTCcgtgaaaagaaaatatgtttccGTTGTTGTCAATCAAATGACCATATATCAAGGAACTGCAATGTCAATGTTAAATGTTCAATTTGCGGAAACAATCGCCATGTTTCATCTATGCACATAGATCGTCCACCCACAACCGACAAAATCAGTACACCAAAAACTGATGAAGACAATGGCGGGGAGTTATCTACAGAAACAGTATCAGCAATATGTACAAGATTGTGTGGAAATATGCGTGTCGGCCGTTCGTGTGGGAAAACAGTTTTAGTGGATGTTTTCTCTGGAACTCCTCCTGAACAGTCTGTTCGTGTCTACGCAATTATAGATGATCAGAGTAATCATAGTCTTGCGACGCCGGATCTTTTCGATCGACTTGGACTCCATGGTTCTCAAAAACAGTTCGTATTGTCGTCATGTTCTGGTAGCTCTACTATGGTAGGCAGATATGCTAGTGGTATTCGTATATGCTCTATTGATGGACAATCAACGTTTGATATGCCAAGAGTTATAGAATGTGACTCCATTCCTAGTGATTTACATGAAATACCGACTCCAGATGTTGCAAATGCACACCCGCATCTACATAGTATTGCTCCATACTTACCTGCATTAGATCCAAGTTGTAAAGTTGAACTTTTGATAGGACGCGACTTACCTGAAGTGCACCATGTAACGGAACAAATTATTGGTGGCAAAGGTGAACCTTTTGCACAAAAACTTCCTTTAGGATGGGTTGTAATTGGAGAGGTATGTCTTGGGAAGGTTCATGCTCCTTCTGTTATCAACGTTCGCAAAACTCATGTGTTAAATGATGGACGACACACAACTTTCCCTTTGTGTGATTTAAATATCAAGGTTAACGATGTCCAAGATCACAATTTTGTTCGTACACCGGCAGACAACAAATTAGGTCCCTCGGTTCAGGACAGACAGTTTCTAGAACTAATGCAACGTCACTTTCGTAAAGATGAGAATTGTCTTTGGTCAGCTCCTTTGCGATTTATACAACCGAAACCACAAATGCCTAACAATCGTTATCAAGCATGGAAAAGAGCTCAGATTTTAGACTCAAGCTTGCGGAAGGACTCTAAAAAGCTTGAACATTTTGTTACCTTTATGTCAAAAGTGATAAGTAGTGGTGCAGCTGAAGTGGCACCTGACGAGATTCCAGGAGAATGCTGGTATCTTCCTCTTTTTGGGGTGTACCACCCTAAAAAACCAAATCAAATACGTGGAGTTTTCGACTCATCAGCACTGTATGAAGGAGTATCTCTTAATAGTATTCTAATGTCCGGACCGGACCTGACTAATAACCTTGTTGGAGTGCTCATGCGTTTTAGAAAGAATAGAATTGCAATAACAGGTGACGTTGAACAAATGTTTTACCAATTTCATGTTGATGAATATCATCGAGATTATTTGCGTTTCTTTTGA